From the genome of Globicephala melas chromosome 16, mGloMel1.2, whole genome shotgun sequence, one region includes:
- the MRLN gene encoding myoregulin: MTCKHWMLISTTNPTSLEDEIVGRLLKILFFIFVDFLSIIYVVITS, encoded by the coding sequence ATGACGTGTAAACACTGGATGTTAATTTCTACTACTAACCCCACAAGTCTGGAAGATGAAATTGTGGGAAGACTTctaaaaattctgttttttatcTTTGTTGACTTCCTGTCTATTATATATGTTGTTATAACTTCTTAG